One stretch of Siphonobacter curvatus DNA includes these proteins:
- a CDS encoding ABC transporter permease codes for MLRNYFKIAFRSLLKNRLFTFVNLAGLSVGIVACLLISLYVLHELSYDTFHEKGDRIYRVVTDIKTPTETIHPDITSGPMAPALKQNFPEVEAYTRLWARTAVFARDDQKFQENRIYMADSTLFEVFSFPLLQGDARTALKAPFSAVLTQKTAKKYFGDENPMGQTLRMEGKFPVKVTGVLKDIPETSHIPFDMLLSMSTLTRELQPNVDQQWSNFAFYSYLLLKKNTNAQGLEAKIPALLDRLVGKELAQFQMHYTLRLQPLQDIYLKSDRGAPEQGSLKNVYIFSVIAAFILLLACINFINLTIARASERAKEVGVRKVVGAERQQLTFQFLSEYVLLSSLAFIIAVLLSELLLPLFNEFSGKTILTSTLTHPTFWLILLLLAVIVGLLAGLYPALVLSGMKAITVLKGRFATSRQGLILRKSLVVFQFVISVSLIVSTLVVYTQLNYMRGQSLGFAKDQMLVLNLNDPGYLDRHSESLLRQLGNVAGVESVTQSSSVPGSGAQGAYTSLENKSGDMQAANMDLYSIDYNFLKQYQIPLLAGRLFARDYATDSTEALIVNEATVKNFGYASPSQIIGKKFDQWGRKGRIIGVVKNFHSASLREAITAATFRINPHECQQVSIKVKAAQLPSTLSALKTVWERAVPDRPFDYFFIDQSFNDKYKGEEQFGRLFIYFASIAIFIACLGLIGLTSYATFQRTKEIGVRKVLGASSFQITALLSREFIKLVLIAILIASPLAWYAMNRWLEDFHYRAALPWWTFPTAGILALGIAILTVSSLTLKAATANPVKSLKTE; via the coding sequence ATGCTACGAAACTACTTTAAAATCGCTTTTCGAAGTCTGCTCAAAAACCGCCTGTTCACGTTTGTGAACTTGGCGGGACTATCCGTAGGCATTGTGGCCTGTTTGCTGATCAGCCTGTACGTGCTGCACGAACTGAGTTACGATACCTTCCACGAAAAAGGCGATCGGATTTATCGTGTGGTTACGGACATTAAAACCCCCACGGAAACGATTCATCCAGACATTACGTCCGGCCCAATGGCTCCGGCTCTGAAACAAAATTTTCCCGAAGTAGAGGCCTATACGCGGCTCTGGGCACGCACGGCGGTATTTGCTCGTGATGACCAGAAGTTTCAGGAAAACCGGATCTACATGGCCGATTCCACGCTGTTCGAGGTATTTTCGTTTCCCTTGCTACAAGGGGATGCCCGCACGGCTTTGAAGGCTCCGTTTAGTGCCGTACTCACACAGAAAACCGCGAAAAAATACTTTGGGGACGAAAATCCAATGGGACAGACCTTGCGGATGGAAGGCAAGTTTCCGGTGAAAGTAACGGGTGTACTGAAGGACATTCCCGAAACCAGCCATATTCCCTTTGATATGCTGCTTTCGATGTCTACCCTAACGCGGGAATTACAGCCCAACGTGGACCAGCAGTGGAGCAACTTTGCCTTTTATTCGTATCTCTTACTGAAGAAAAATACGAATGCTCAAGGCCTGGAAGCTAAAATTCCGGCTCTCCTTGACCGACTGGTGGGTAAAGAACTCGCCCAGTTTCAGATGCACTACACGCTTCGTTTGCAGCCCCTACAGGACATTTATCTGAAGTCCGATCGCGGTGCACCTGAGCAGGGAAGCCTCAAAAACGTGTACATCTTTTCGGTCATTGCGGCCTTTATTCTGCTGCTGGCCTGTATCAATTTCATCAACCTGACGATTGCCCGGGCTAGTGAACGAGCCAAGGAAGTGGGCGTACGAAAAGTCGTGGGAGCCGAGCGGCAACAGCTTACCTTCCAGTTTCTGAGCGAATACGTACTGCTTAGTTCGCTGGCTTTTATCATAGCCGTATTACTGAGTGAATTACTCCTACCCTTGTTCAATGAGTTTTCCGGCAAGACCATTCTCACCTCTACCCTCACCCACCCAACCTTCTGGCTTATTCTGCTGCTGCTGGCCGTTATTGTTGGACTGCTGGCGGGTCTGTATCCAGCTTTGGTGCTGTCGGGAATGAAGGCGATTACGGTGCTGAAGGGCCGCTTTGCGACCAGCCGTCAGGGACTGATCCTTCGGAAATCACTCGTCGTCTTTCAATTTGTGATTTCAGTAAGCCTGATTGTGAGTACGTTGGTGGTGTATACGCAGCTCAACTACATGCGTGGCCAGTCGCTGGGCTTTGCTAAGGATCAGATGCTGGTGCTCAACCTCAACGATCCGGGTTACCTGGATCGGCACAGCGAGTCATTGCTACGACAATTAGGAAACGTTGCCGGAGTTGAATCCGTAACTCAATCCTCGTCCGTACCCGGCAGCGGAGCCCAGGGAGCCTACACCAGTCTCGAAAATAAGTCAGGCGATATGCAGGCTGCGAATATGGACCTTTATTCCATCGATTATAACTTCCTAAAGCAGTATCAAATTCCTTTACTGGCCGGGCGGTTGTTCGCCCGCGATTACGCCACGGATTCCACGGAAGCTTTGATCGTGAATGAAGCTACCGTTAAGAACTTCGGCTACGCTTCGCCCTCGCAGATCATCGGTAAGAAATTTGACCAGTGGGGACGCAAAGGACGCATCATCGGCGTGGTGAAGAATTTCCATTCGGCGTCTTTACGGGAGGCCATTACGGCGGCTACCTTCCGCATCAATCCCCACGAATGCCAGCAGGTTTCCATCAAAGTAAAGGCCGCTCAACTGCCCAGCACCCTTTCGGCTCTGAAGACCGTCTGGGAGCGGGCAGTACCGGATCGTCCCTTCGATTATTTCTTTATCGATCAGTCGTTCAATGATAAATACAAAGGCGAAGAACAGTTTGGCCGCTTATTCATCTACTTTGCCAGCATTGCCATTTTCATTGCCTGCCTGGGTCTAATTGGCCTTACTTCGTACGCTACCTTCCAACGAACCAAGGAAATAGGCGTACGCAAAGTACTGGGGGCCAGCTCCTTCCAGATTACGGCCCTGCTTTCGCGGGAATTCATCAAGCTGGTACTGATCGCCATTCTGATTGCCAGTCCACTCGCCTGGTACGCCATGAATCGCTGGCTCGAAGATTTCCATTACCGGGCGGCACTCCCCTGGTGGACCTTCCCAACGGCGGGCATACTGGCCCTGGGCATTGCGATTCTGACGGTCAGTTCACTGACGCTGAAAGCCGCCACGGCGAATCCGGTGAAGAGTTTGAAAACGGAGTAA